The window GCTGCGCGCGCGTCGCGTTCGACGCGCGAGCCGGCGCCGCGGGCGGTGCTGCCGCCGCGGCCGGTGCAGCGGCGGCGATCTGCTGTCCCTGGGGCTGTGCGGCCAGGCCACGCTTCGCGGCGAGCAGTTCGAGCCGGCGGCGGTGACGCGCGTCGGCACCGCGGTTCCACGCCTTGAGGGCGCCACCCGCCATGCCTGCGAGGGGGAACACGAGCCACCAGAAGCCCCCCACGACGTGCCAGAACTCCATGCGGTCAGCCTAGGCGGCGAAATCGGGCCGCGCCCGACGGTTCGGTGCGAACCGTCGGGCGCGTCCAGTGGCCGCGATCAGCCGAGCGCCTCGACACCGAACTCGGCGAGGCGGTCAACGGCCCACGGCACGCTCAGGTCGCTCTGGACTCCGAGTGCCCACGCGAACGCGTTCAGGCCGGTCTCGGGGTCGGCCTCGTCGATCACGGCGCGACCGTCGGCGATCGCGGGCACCTGCTGCACGAGCGGGGCGTCGAGGAAGTAGCTCACGTCGTCCTTCCCCACGGTGTTGATGAGCAGGAAGTCCGCGTCGATGCGCGACACGAGCTCGTCGCTCACGGTGCCGTCGGCGGGGTCGAACTGCGAGGCGGCCTCGGGGAGGACGAAGCCGAGCGACTCGAAGAGCGCAGCCATGTCGGTTCCCGGCATGCTGCCGTACTCGGCGCCGTACTCGGGGCCGTACACGGTGACCTGCGCCGCGGTGCGTCCCTCGAACTGCGGGTGCGGGGCCTTCGCCGCCGCGACGCGCTCCTCGGCCGCCCGCACGAGCGAATCGGCCGAGGCCGACAGATCGAGCGGCTCGCCGACCGCCCGCGTGAGCTCCTGCCAGCTGAGCGTCTCGATCGGCGCGTAGAGCACGGGCGCGATCGCGCTCAGCCGGTCGAAGTACTCCTGATCGAACGTGTCGTACGAGCCGAGCGACACGATGAGGTCAGGTGCGGACGCCGCGACCTGCTCGGCCGACACCTCGGATCCCTCGGAGGAGTCCCACAGCGTCTCGACCGAGGCGACGACGGCGGGATCGAGCCACGCGTTGCGTTCGAGCGTCGAGGGCGCGAACACGGGCGTCACGCCGAGCGCGATGAGGGCGTCAGAATCGTAGGTCGCCGCGGTCACGACCGCGACGCGCTCCGGGCGGTCCTCGAGCACCGTGTCACCGAACGGGCTCGGCAGTGTGAGCGGATACTGCGTCGCCCCCTCCGCCGCCGGCAGGGTCGATTCGGCACTCGTCTCGCTCGTGTCGCCGCCTGTCGAGCAGCCGACGAGCCCGAGCAGCGCGACCGCGCCCACCGCGAGCACGCGGAGGGTGGCGGTCATCCGGTTCGGGGCGTGGTGGAACATGGCGGAGCCTTCCTCTCGGGGCCGCGCGCGGGCGTCTCGGCGCGCGAAGCGGCGGAGTCCGACCCCGCCGACCGCATTCCAGGTTAGGGTTGGCTAACCCGTTCGGAGTTCGCCGTTCCCGACACCGGATTCGCCGTTCCCGACACCGATCGATCTCGCATTGGAGCAGGATGACCGCGCCCTCACCGTCGTTCGCGGGGTTGCGTTCGGACGCGTGTTCCGAGCGCACTACGGCACGACACCGAGCGCGTTCGCGGCGAGCCACGAGACGCGCACGGACTTCACCTCGTCCCTCGACGCGGCGGCGAGCGACCCGACGCTCGCACCCGTCGCGCCGGTCGGCGCGGTCGGCGCGGTCGGCGCGGTCGGCGCGGTCGGCGCGGTCGGCGCGGTCGGCGCGGTCGGCGCGGTCAACGCGGTTGACGCGGTCGGCGCGGTCGGCGACGCGGAACCCGCCAACGTTCCCACGACGGACGACGGGCCCGACCCCCGCATACACCCCGACCGAAGCGACCGGGCCAACCGCACCCACCGAACCGACCGGCAGACCCACCGGCACCGCCTCGAGAAGCGCATCGCCTGAGCGACAGCTCCACGCGACTGCCCCCGACACCATCCAGCCGGGTTGTTGCTACCGAGCCCGGGGCCGGGTAGCAACAACCCGGCTGGATTGGCGGGCACATCCCGCGCTCATCCCGTGCTCGTCCCGCGGTTCATCGCACCATTCCGTCTCGTCCCGGTGCCGAGCAGAGACCGCGGTACCGGGTGACGGGCGAACGTCGTATGTTCGGAGCATGCCCGTGAGCCCCGACAGTCGACGTCGTCTCTCCGAGCGCGTCGCCGACGATCTCCAGCTCGAGATCGTTCGCGACGGGTTCCGCGCCGGCACGCGGCTTCCGACCGAACCGGTACTCATGGAGCGCTTCTCGGTGAGTCGCACCGTCATCCGTGAGGCCGCCCAACTGCTGCTGCAGCGGGGACTCGTGACCGTGTCACCCGGCCGCGGCATGCTCGTGGCCGAGTACGACGGCGCTCAGATCGCCGAACAGTTCGAGCTGCTCATGCAGGCGAGCGGCGGCAGCTCCGCACAACTCGTCGCCGTCCGGACGGCGCTCCTCGTGGAGGCGGCGACCGAGGCCGCGCGCAATGCCACCGGGCAGGCCATCGGCGCGCTCGACGCCGCCCTCGCAGAGCGTCGCGCGGCGATCGACGAGGGTGCCGTCGACGATCGTGCGATGTTCGAGTCGGAGCTGCGCTTCCTGGATCTCGTCGTCGACGCGAGCGGCAACCTCGTCCTCCGGATCATGACCACGCCGCTCACGACGTTCGTGCGCAGGCACGCGCCGCAGCGTCCTCGCGCCGCGCCCGACACCGAGCTCACGCTTCGCGAGCACGGCGCACTCCTCGACGCGCTGCGTCGCCGGGACACCTATGACGCCAGGCGTGCGGCCGCCGTCCACCTCGCCCGCGTGTTCGACCACCTGCAGGCCTGACCGAACCCGAGGGTGATCGCACCTCGTCAGGGGTGGATCACGGCCCACTGCCTCCCTCGCTCCACCCGCGCACGAACACCGCCCGGTCGACGCCCCCAGCAGATCACCCGGAACACGGGGCTGCCCGCCACGCGCACCCCGCCGTTATCGTCACGCCATGTCTCTCGCCCGCTCGACAGCGACCGTCGCCTCGATCACCCTGCTCGCACTCGGACTCACGGCCTGCCACGGCTCCCGGTCCCCGGAGGACACGGAATCGACCGTCGGGATCTCGAGCGTCGCGCCGCTGGCCACGGAGCCTGCCCAGGCCGACCCCGTCGAATCGTCCGAGGGCTCCGAAACCTCCGCAGGGATTCCCGAGATGGCGCGGGTGCAGACGGACACCGATCTCATTCCCTCGCACATCATGTTCCCCACCGCGCCGGACATCACGGCGGACGATTCACGCCTCGTCGGCGTCGATTCGGCCGGGAACTCGTGGTACGTCGCGCAACACGAGCTCGGCGGCACGTTCTGCCTCGTGCTCGGCGCCGTGGCCTCCGGCGCGTGGGTCGTCAGTTGCGGTGCGGCACCCGCCGTCACCGCCACGGACGGCACGGTCACCGGTACCTACGACCTGGACGACACCGGCGGCCGCAGGGGCGAACGTCTCGGCGAACACCTCACGGTCACGGGACTCTGACGCTCGTCGCCGCGCGGCGTGCGCGCCACGGTCGAGTCGGTGCAGGCCGAGTGGGGGTACGTCGTGCGCACGTGCACGCACCGAGCACCGAGCACCGAGCACCGAGCACCGAGCCGATCGGCCGGGATCCTGCGGCGACAGCCCTCGTCTCGCTCGGACCGGCCGGTGAATGCGCCCACGGTCCGCCGGGCACGTCGAGGGCGAGGCCTCAGTCGTCCGCGATGAGCCGCTTCCCGAGCACGAGGACGTCCGATTCCTCGTAGCCGAGCTCGGCATAGAGCGACGCGACGTCGCGGTTCTCGCGGCGCACCATGAGCTGCACCTTCGGGCACCCGAGCGCCTCGAGTCGGCGCTCGGCCGCGGCGACGAGCTCGCGCCCGATGCCACGGCCCCGGAGTTCGGGCGTGACCGCGAGGTAGTAGAGCCAGCCGCGATGACCATCGGTGCCGGCCATCACCGAGCCGATCACCGTGTCCCGCCGGGTGCGTGCGCGGCCCGCACTCGGCGGCGCGTCGTCCCCGTCAGTCCGTTCGATTGCGACGAGGAACAGCTCGGGCTGCACGTCGAGCTTCCGCGCGATGTCGCGCCGCGGGTCGTTCCAGGGGCGCACGAGTCCGGACTCGGTCCAGAGGTCGACGACCGCGTCCGCGTCGTCGGGCCGGAACGCACGCACCTCGATCGTCATGCCGTCATCCGATCACACCGCGGGCGATCGCGGGGACGACTCGTCCGTCGGCCACCGCGTCGGACATAGGGGGTGGGTGCACACCCCGGCATTCATGCGTTCGCGTACGCGTGCCCGCGGCAGGTCGCGCACACGGAACTCGGGCACTCGAACTCACCGGCCCCGGACTCCGCGCACACGAGCGACACCGCCTCGTGCTTCGCGAGAGGATGGTGCGGTGACCGAACCCGCTTCCGATCCGTGCGATCCGCGCGATCCGACGATGCCCGACGGCGCGGGACTCGCGGGCGACGCCGCCACACGATCGGTGCGGCGGGATGCCGAGGAGCAGCACGTCGACGGCGGGGCGACGGGCACCAGCGCCGTCGACGGCGGGGCGAGCGGCGTCAGCGCCACCGACCATGAGAGAACGGGCGTCAGCGCCACCGACGCGGAGACGGGTCGCAAGCGAACGCCCGATGCTCACCGGAACGAGCTCGGCGACGACGGACAGCCGGACGAACCCGCGAGACCGGCCGATGCGGATCAGCGCACGCCACCGCCCCCGCCGCTCGACCACCGGCCCGCGGCGGGTTCGCGCGAGGAGCGCCGCAGCCTCGATCGTTCGATCCTCGCGCTCGCGGTACCCGCGCTCGGCGCGCTCATCGCGGAACCGCTGTTCGTGCTCACCGACACGGCACTCGTCGGGCACCTCGGCCCCGACGTGCTCGCGGGCCTCGGCATCGCCTCCACCGTGCTGCAGACGGTCATCGGCCTCATGGTCTTCCTCGCCTACACGACGACGCCGATCGTCGCGCGCCTGCTCGGTTCGGGCGATCGTCGCGGCGCGATCCACGCGGGGATCGAGGGCATGTGGCTCGGGCTCGGTGCGGGTGTGCTCATCGCGGTCGCGGGCGTGCCCCTCACACCCCTGGTCGTGTCGTGGTTCACGACGGACCCCGCCGTCGCCGCGGCAGCCGTCACCTACCTGGCCGTGAGTCTCGCCGGCATCCCGGCGATGCTGCTCGTCATCGCCGCGACCGGCCTCTTCCGTGGCCTGCAGGACACCCGCACCCCGCTCGTCGTCGCGATCGGCGGCTTCACGGCGAACGCTCTCCTGAATGCGCTCCTCATCTACGGTCTCGGACTGGGCATCGGCGGATCGGCGCTCGGCACGGTGCTCGCGCAGTGGGGCATGGCGGTCGTGCTCGCGTGGATCGCCGTGCGGGCGGCCCGCCGCGAGCGCGTCTCGCTCCGACCTGGTGTCCGGGGTCGTGGCGCGACGTTGCGTGCCTCCGGCTGGATGATCCTGCGCACGGTCACGCTCCGCGCCGCGATCGTTTCGGTCGTGTGGACGTGCGCGCAGCTCGGCGCGTCCGAGACGGCGGCGCTCCAAGTACAGTTCGCGATCTACAACCTCGTCGTGTTCGCGCTCGATGCGCTCGCGATCGCGGGCCAGGCACTCGTCGGCCACGGGCTCGGCGCGGGCGACACCGCCCGCGTCCGCCGGGTGCTGCGACGGCTCGTCCTGTGGGGGCTCGGTTTCAGTGCGCTGCTCGGGGTGGCCCTGCTCGCGGGCTCGCCCGTCATCGGGCGCGTGTTCACGAACGATCCGGCCGTGCTCGCGCTCGTCCCGGGCGGCATCGTCGCGCTCGCCCTCACGATGCCCGTCGCTGCCTACACGTTCGTGCTCGACGGCGTCCTCATCGGCGCGGGCGACGCGCGTTACCTGGCGCTCGTCGGGGTCGCGAACCTCGTGGTGCTCCTCGCGCTGCTCGCCGTCATCCGGCTCGTGGAGCCGAGCGGTTGGGTCGCGATGCTCGTGCTGTGGCTCGCGCTCGCGGGCGGCTTCAACGGGAGCCGGGCCGTGACGCTGTGGCTCCGGCAGCGCGGCACGGCGTGGATGGTCACGGGCGCGACGCGCTGAGACTCGCGAGTGCGCGGCGTTCGACGGCGCGCAGGCGGTCGTGACGGATGATGCCGCTCCCGATCCGGATCACGCCCCAGTAGAGCGCGAAGCGTCGTCGCGCTCGCTCG is drawn from Pseudoclavibacter chungangensis and contains these coding sequences:
- a CDS encoding MATE family efflux transporter, whose translation is MTEPASDPCDPRDPTMPDGAGLAGDAATRSVRRDAEEQHVDGGATGTSAVDGGASGVSATDHERTGVSATDAETGRKRTPDAHRNELGDDGQPDEPARPADADQRTPPPPPLDHRPAAGSREERRSLDRSILALAVPALGALIAEPLFVLTDTALVGHLGPDVLAGLGIASTVLQTVIGLMVFLAYTTTPIVARLLGSGDRRGAIHAGIEGMWLGLGAGVLIAVAGVPLTPLVVSWFTTDPAVAAAAVTYLAVSLAGIPAMLLVIAATGLFRGLQDTRTPLVVAIGGFTANALLNALLIYGLGLGIGGSALGTVLAQWGMAVVLAWIAVRAARRERVSLRPGVRGRGATLRASGWMILRTVTLRAAIVSVVWTCAQLGASETAALQVQFAIYNLVVFALDALAIAGQALVGHGLGAGDTARVRRVLRRLVLWGLGFSALLGVALLAGSPVIGRVFTNDPAVLALVPGGIVALALTMPVAAYTFVLDGVLIGAGDARYLALVGVANLVVLLALLAVIRLVEPSGWVAMLVLWLALAGGFNGSRAVTLWLRQRGTAWMVTGATR
- a CDS encoding GNAT family acetyltransferase; translation: MTIEVRAFRPDDADAVVDLWTESGLVRPWNDPRRDIARKLDVQPELFLVAIERTDGDDAPPSAGRARTRRDTVIGSVMAGTDGHRGWLYYLAVTPELRGRGIGRELVAAAERRLEALGCPKVQLMVRRENRDVASLYAELGYEESDVLVLGKRLIADD
- a CDS encoding ABC transporter substrate-binding protein — encoded protein: MFHHAPNRMTATLRVLAVGAVALLGLVGCSTGGDTSETSAESTLPAAEGATQYPLTLPSPFGDTVLEDRPERVAVVTAATYDSDALIALGVTPVFAPSTLERNAWLDPAVVASVETLWDSSEGSEVSAEQVAASAPDLIVSLGSYDTFDQEYFDRLSAIAPVLYAPIETLSWQELTRAVGEPLDLSASADSLVRAAEERVAAAKAPHPQFEGRTAAQVTVYGPEYGAEYGSMPGTDMAALFESLGFVLPEAASQFDPADGTVSDELVSRIDADFLLINTVGKDDVSYFLDAPLVQQVPAIADGRAVIDEADPETGLNAFAWALGVQSDLSVPWAVDRLAEFGVEALG
- a CDS encoding FadR/GntR family transcriptional regulator, giving the protein MPVSPDSRRRLSERVADDLQLEIVRDGFRAGTRLPTEPVLMERFSVSRTVIREAAQLLLQRGLVTVSPGRGMLVAEYDGAQIAEQFELLMQASGGSSAQLVAVRTALLVEAATEAARNATGQAIGALDAALAERRAAIDEGAVDDRAMFESELRFLDLVVDASGNLVLRIMTTPLTTFVRRHAPQRPRAAPDTELTLREHGALLDALRRRDTYDARRAAAVHLARVFDHLQA